The genomic interval GGATCAGTGCAATACCCAAATGGAGCtggatgcaaacaaaacactAACTCAATGAACCTAAGGTGGTCCATTGAACTTCCTGCTACGCAGAACAAAACAGTGGGGGATCTTGATACAAATTACAATGCAAATGATGCTTCAACTGTCCTGGTAGTATCTCTTTCTTCTAACTTtctaaaacaaacaaaatttcattaacCACAATTCTTGTGGACCTTGAATTTTGCATTAGTACACAAGAAACTTGCTATTAAAATGGTGATTAGTGACTAGCAAAAGATAGGTGTTGGGAAAGACCACAAACCAACAATACTGGTTGTTTGTTGATTTGCTTTGcggttttataatttttgtagtAATGAATAGTAATAGCAAAGAAGGAAACAAATGATCTATCTtcttatctctctctctctctctctttttcttttttaaaggtTTGGATGGGGATGAGAAACCTCACAGCTAAACATTAACGCTTGCCGTCTATAATTACAAGAACTCATATGACCACGAGCACAGAGTGTATTCAAGGCCACCTCCAGGGgcttatttcttctttttctttagttgTGTATCTTGCTTAATCAAGAAGTGGTCATTAAATCCttccttaaaaaattaccatgatcaagtttttccttttgaacTTATCATCACAAACACACATTCAAATCTTGATACCTATTCCGCCCTCTCATCATTTTAAAGGAAATGCGACAAATTTGCACCTTCTACCATCCTTCACTTACTTCTTGAGTTAAACTACTCACAGATTTCATGCCTTCACTGTTTTAATCTCCAAAGTCCAAAGCTCAATTGAATCAACATATTTAGGGtatgtttgtaatttttgtgcTTCTgcttaattttagttttgaaaGCACAACAAGCTAAAATGTCTGACAACTTCTCATCTTTACTTTCATTCCACAGTAGCCATGTAAGTACTAAAAGCCACAACTTCTCAAATCTCAAACAGAGCCTTAAAAGCTAAATCAGGTTGACTTTCTATTTTCCCCCTTCTCTATTTCTATTCCCTGAACAACAAAGGGACAAATCTAAGATTCAACTCAAATCTATCAGCAActcaaaaatcataaatgaaaaaaaaaagtgagatagtaaaattagttattagcGAGTAAGATATCTGCTAAAATCTGAACAcacaatctaaaaaataaagaatgcaGAGACTTTGAGCAATTATCTAAAACCGGAGTACAAGCTGCATTTCAAAAACAAAGGCAGAGATTTAATTCCAGACAGATCAAGCGAACATTATTAATCAAAGTGAGGAAGGAGAGGCTTACTTTGAGTATTAGCAGATACTAAAAGCAATGGAGCTAAAATGAACAATAAGGCCGTGGCCGCCATTGTTGCTTGCTTCCTcttcttttagtttattttgaaattcagcAGAATTCCAAAAGTTGCAGAGATTCTAAAGGGATCGGAGAAGACGAAGCAGCAACTGAACTGCGAAGCCAGTGAAATGTCCGCTTCAATGCGGTTCGGTTGCTTTACAActgttaaatttgttttatttttgttattattaattattcttgGATATTAGTAATTGCCGACATTGCCATTTGCCACCGACCGGTTTCTCGGGTTTGTCCCCAAGGCACGAGCTCCTTCTGCAGTTACCGTTATACCCTTTTATTGATAATGACACGTTAACCGCCAGAAATActtcaataaaattcaaaattattcacGGAGAGACACACCCCTTCGTTATTAGATGTCAACATCGTACAAGTCAGCAAGGGCAATATTGTACACATGCGAGAAAATACACGTGGCGTTGACACAAGGCTAACTAAGAGGCTTTGCTTCGTACAGTAGCACATTTCAATGctctattaattttgtattagacaataataatgttttgttCTTCCAACGGGGTAAATGTGTAATTTCGTAGCCGCTTACCTCTTCGGGCGCTAAGACAGACAGTCAGACAGAATAGAACGAGAAGCAAACGGATAAGCTTTGGTTTCAGAGCTCTCTCATTGGCGTCTGTCGGAATGGCGACACTTAACGCCCCTGCGCACTTTAGCACTAGCCCCTGTACTTACTCAACCATCCCCCGCTACCTTTCCCCGAATTGCACGACGAAAACGAACAGGTCGCAACGAGTGAGGTGCGCACTGTCCCCCTCCAACTGGCGGGAAAGCCGACGACGATTGGTCTCCTTCTCTCTCGCCCTTTCACAGTTGCTCTTCCTTCCCAACACCAACAGTAGGCCTCATTCCGTTTGgatcaaatgatttttttgtcTTGGTCATTATTTTATTCCTTAGCTATCATTTTTCGTTTTTATTACAATTGTATGCCACATCAGTAACAGTAAGCTTAATATTATCGCATTGTGATTCTACTTTCTAGTAGGAGCTTATGGTATCAATAGCTAAGTTAAGATGGTTGTGACTTGAATAGTTGATTGATTGGATTTATGTGTGTTTTTGTCTATGCAGATGCTACAGCGGGCAGCCTTTGGgataaatatgttaaaaagTAAGATTTTGCTTTTGCGTGGTCTAAGACCAATCGTTTGTGGCCAAGATTTTGTATTACAACTAAtgttatgttatgttttgtTGAGTTTGTATATTTTACAGGAAAAAGCTTGATCCTTTAGAGGTTTATATACCCCCTGTTATATTGACACAGTTACAGATTAAGGACTTAGGTAATTGCTTTCCGTGTTGATTCTATCCAATGTTTCTCCCACTCTGTAATTACGACTTATAATTGAATGTGACATGTTCACTaccttctttcatttcttacTATTGGTTGGTAGTGTATCCCATCTTTTTCTGTTGATTGATTTCTTGAGTATCTATGACGCTGACTTCGTTGACCCATGAGAATCTCTGAGGAAACGATTTCTTATTCAGATCTTCAGCCAGGTTAATGatcaaaatgaatattttggttgcacaatttgaagaaataattGAGGATGAGTTCATACTTGCTTAAGTTGGATTACTTTTCGTGTTGTTTGGAGTAGAATACTTCTAGAAACTAGAAATTGATTTTGGGTTTCCTTTTGTTTATGAATTGGTTGATATAGTTTGACTTCATATTATCGCCATCAAGtgacataaatatatatatatattttttttgccCCCACTTTTTTCAATTACCTTATAGCTTCTTAACTCACCCAgcctaaatgaattaatacccCTTCCAAGGTTGATGTTGAGAGAAATGAAACCCAGTTCACTCAGATGTTTGTGCTCGGTGTTGATGCACTTAAGATGAGTTCTTATCATGTTTATTATATCTCTCTTCAGCAACCCACTTCTAAAATCTTGTTGTTGCTCTGCATGATTTGttatcattttaatatatCGACTTCTAGTCTGTTCCTTCAAAATGCTGGTTTACACAAGAAACGTGGTTTCAACTGACATCTGGACACTAGCACACACAGAGTGAGAATATAGAGTGGTGTAGTACTtatgttttatcttttctctATTATAGAGAAAACTTTGGATGTTGATAAACCAGAATATGCTAACTGCCGGTCTCTACTACGTTCTGGTCCAGCTGCTTCTCTACGTGTAAATATCCGAGCAGTAAGTTGAAGCTTTCTAGTGAAGTTGAAAACTTTCATATTTCCATGTGTCTTCTGAACTATTTCCATCTCCATACTCCTTGAATGAAACTCTTTCATTGTCTCAAGCTCTCAGCTTAGGGAATACCGTATActgaaataattgaaaaacaacacttcttcaatcttttcaaaataaactATGAGCACATGAAGCCATCTATTATTAGTGCATTCTTTTCATGacctttaaaaatttctttttgtggTTATATTATGGTTATTTTCATCGTAAGGCTATGTTGGAATCAAATGACCAAAGCATCACTCTGCGTTCACATTTCTGTTTCCTTT from Citrus sinensis cultivar Valencia sweet orange chromosome 9, DVS_A1.0, whole genome shotgun sequence carries:
- the LOC102617470 gene encoding uncharacterized protein LOC102617470 isoform X2 → MATLNAPAHFSTSPCTYSTIPRYLSPNCTTKTNRSQRVRCALSPSNWRESRRRLVSFSLALSQLLFLPNTNNATAGSLWDKYVKKKKLDPLEVYIPPVILTQLQIKDLEKTLDVDKPEYANCRSLLRSGPAASLRVNIRAVAQYASDAGNGKMASDDVDQCLRALEDLDSLFLRASRNEGKTSIKTMKAKIDTALNALDRLSLLMC
- the LOC102617470 gene encoding uncharacterized protein LOC102617470 isoform X1 — encoded protein: MATLNAPAHFSTSPCTYSTIPRYLSPNCTTKTNRSQRVRCALSPSNWRESRRRLVSFSLALSQLLFLPNTNNATAGSLWDKYVKKKKLDPLEVYIPPVILTQLQIKDLEKTLDVDKPEYANCRSLLRSGPAASLRVNIRAVAQYASDAGNGKMASDDVDQCLRALEDLDSLFLRASRNEGKTSIKTMKAKIDTALNALDSLLQTVPADVLTKGKAIADAYRSADDDTEAQVSDPEIKQLESIL